The following coding sequences lie in one Fusarium poae strain DAOMC 252244 chromosome 1, whole genome shotgun sequence genomic window:
- a CDS encoding hypothetical protein (TransMembrane:1 (i21-38o)~BUSCO:14632at5125~CAZy:GT90), whose amino-acid sequence MMWPGFKQWLSNWPSRLVFRYLSALFLICFAITNYILWTSSQGWDVTEPKGPVTLGPKHPIQKLMADARARHESLLSKRSYDLYDAAERYRSRRGRHPPPGFDKWVEAAIASKSIIVEDYFDRIYKDLAPYWALDAHTLARRASAWHWVVKVRNGEATGVGDTTERVPWLALWTDLVKEFANNLPDVDMPINYMDEPRLLVPFEDLSKLVEQERGNRRIPPMREVFTKFKSLSKLDDEKPQPYDPYWYNSSANYWELARVTCDPNAPSRNVQQVSDFKAPVEYPSNWSPEYAYRGYIKNWTASQDPCQQPHLRQMHGSFVAPLSLSTSTELIPLFGGSKLPMNNEILIPGAMYLTADEFYSGGDKMGPAWHAKKTGIVWRGDASGGEPRADVWHRFHRHRLMQMLNGSYVDSVEHEGVKPKTFQLPDPDHYNSTHRATNTLGKWLKEISDCGFKRLLCEKVGCEQFAPYYRELKHMPMKEQYAFKFLPDTDGNSFSARFRGFLRSSSMPLKATIYAEWHDDRLTPWVHFVPFDNTFQDLYPILEFFTDEEAGGDTAARFIAEKGRDWASQVLRREDMRLYTWRLLLEWARVCDEDREKLGFIRDLVEPRKDSIRRYSY is encoded by the coding sequence ATGATGTGGCCTGGTTTCAAACAATGGCTATCGAATTGGCCTTCTCGATTGGTCTTCCGCTATCTCAGTGCCCTATTTCTTATATGTTTCGCGATCACCAATTACATATTATGGACAAGCAGTCAAGGCTGGGATGTTACCGAACCGAAAGGTCCTGTCACCCTGGGCCCGAAACATCCAATTCAGAAGCTCATGGCCGATGCCCGCGCTCGTCATGAGAGCCTTCTTTCGAAACGAAGCTACGATCTATACGACGCCGCTGAGCGCTATCGCTCTCGCCGAGGACGACACCCCCCACCGGGCTTCGATAAATGGGTTGAGGCTGCTATTGCTTCAAAGAGCATTATTGTGGAGGACTATTTTGATCGCATATACAAGGACTTGGCTCCTTACTGGGCGCTCGACGCTCATACGCTTGCTAGGCGCGCATCTGCTTGGCACTGGGTTGTCAAAGTTCGAAACGGCGAGGCTACCGGCGTTGGTGACACAACGGAGCGTGTGCCATGGCTGGCGTTATGGACCGATCTTGTCAAGGAGTTTGCAAACAATTTACCCGATGTCGACATGCCAATCAACTATATGGACGAACCCCGACTTCTGGTCCCCTTTGAAGACTTGTCGAAGCTCGTCGAACAAGAACGCGGCAACCGCCGCATACCTCCCATGAGGGAAGTTTTTACAAAGTTCAAAAGCCTTTCCAAACTCGATGATGAAAAACCTCAGCCGTACGACCCCTACTGGTACAATAGTTCAGCAAACTATTGGGAGCTTGCGCGTGTGACGTGTGACCCTAACGCTCCGTCGCGCAATGTCCAACAAGTCTCAGACTTTAAAGCTCCTGTCGAGTACCCATCGAACTGGAGCCCTGAATATGCGTACAGAGGGTATATCAAGAATTGGACTGCCTCTCAAGATCCTTGCCAACAGCCACATCTACGTCAGATGCACGGGAGTTTTGTTGCACCCCTTAGCTTGTCAACTTCTACCGAATTGATCCCATTGTTTGGCGGATCCAAACTTCCAATGAACAACGAGATTTTGATTCCTGGTGCCATGTACCTTACTGCAGATGAGTTTTACTCTGGAGGAGACAAGATGGGCCCAGCATGGCATGCCAAGAAGACAGGTATTGTGTGGCGGGGCGATGCGTCTGGCGGCGAGCCGAGGGCTGACGTTTGGCACCGTTTCCATCGTCACCGTCTTATGCAGATGCTTAACGGTTCATATGTCGACAGTGTCGAGCATGAAGGCGTGAAACCGAAAACTTTCCAATTGCCAGACCCAGACCATTACAACAGCACTCATCGCGCTACCAATACCCTTGGCAAGTGGTTGAAGGAGATCTCTGACTGCGGCTTCAAGAGACTTCTATGCGAAAAGGTTGGCTGCGAGCAATTTGCTCCTTACTACCGCGAACTCAAGCATATGCCTATGAAGGAGCAGTACGCATTCAAGTTTCTTCCTGATACCGATGGCAACTCATTCAGCGCCCGCTTCCGAGGGTTCCTGCGCTCTTCGAGTATGCCTCTTAAAGCTACGATCTATGCCGAATGGCACGATGATCGTCTTACTCCATGGGTTCATTTTGTGCCCTTCGACAATACTTTCCAGGATCTCTACCCTATCCTTGAATTCTTTACCGATGAAGAAGCTGGTGGAGATACCGCAGCCCGATTTATTGCAGAGAAGGGAAGAGACTGGGCGAGCCAAGTCCTACGTCGCGAAGACATGCGCCTCTATACCTGGCGTTTGTTGCTCGAGTGGGCTCGTGTGTGTGATGAGGACCGCGAGAAACTAGGGTTTATAAGAGATCTTGTGGAACCTAGGAAGGACTCTATACGGCGGTACTCATACTGA